One Mycobacterium marseillense DNA window includes the following coding sequences:
- a CDS encoding L-fuculose-phosphate aldolase produces the protein MTSVKSVENAETAVLDAAKDMLRRGLVEGTAGNISTRRPDGNIVITPSSVDYRDMQLDDLVLVDADGSVLRAADGRSPSSEMQLHLACYRAFDDIGSVIHSHPVWATMFAIAHQPIPACIDEFAVYCGGDVRCTDYAASGTPDVGTNAVAALEGRAAALIANHGLVAVGPRPDKVLHVTALVERTAQIVWGARALGGPVPIPEDVNNNFAAVYGYLRANA, from the coding sequence ATGACGTCCGTGAAATCCGTGGAGAACGCCGAGACCGCGGTGCTGGATGCGGCCAAGGACATGCTGCGGCGGGGCCTGGTGGAGGGCACCGCCGGCAACATCTCGACGCGCCGCCCCGACGGCAACATCGTCATCACCCCGTCGTCCGTCGACTACCGCGACATGCAACTGGACGACCTGGTGCTCGTCGACGCGGACGGCTCGGTGCTGCGGGCGGCCGATGGCCGGTCGCCGTCGTCGGAGATGCAACTGCACCTGGCCTGCTACCGGGCCTTCGACGACATCGGCAGCGTCATTCACAGTCATCCGGTGTGGGCCACCATGTTCGCCATCGCCCACCAGCCGATCCCGGCCTGCATCGACGAGTTCGCGGTGTATTGCGGCGGGGACGTCCGGTGCACCGACTACGCCGCGTCCGGAACCCCCGACGTCGGCACCAACGCGGTCGCCGCGCTCGAGGGCCGCGCCGCCGCGCTGATCGCCAACCATGGGCTGGTGGCCGTCGGGCCTCGGCCGGACAAGGTCCTGCACGTCACCGCTCTCGTGGAACGCACCGCCCAAATCGTGTGGGGCGCACGGGCTCTCGGCGGACCGGTACCGATCCCTGAGGACGTCAACAACAACTTCGCCGCGGTCTACGGCTACCTGCGCGCGAACGCATGA
- a CDS encoding NAD(P)-dependent oxidoreductase, producing MTSKPRALVTAPLRGPGFAKLRELADVIYDPWIEQTPLRIYTAEQLADRIAREGAEIVVVESDSVGGPVFDRRERALIAVASTRGDPNNVDIAGATSAGIPVLNTPARNADAVAEMTVALLLAATRHVLPADADVRSGNIFRDGSIPYQRFRGGEIAGLTAGLVGLGAVGRATRWRLSGLGLRVIAHDPYNPDARHGLDELLGEADIVSLHAPVTDDTAGMIGAGQFAAMRDGVVFLNTARAQLHDTDALVDALVAGKVAAAGLDHFVGEWLPADHPLVGMENVVLTPHIGGATWNTEARQAQMVADDLEALLSGATPAHIVNPEVLGP from the coding sequence GTGACGTCCAAACCGCGCGCCTTGGTGACGGCCCCGCTGCGGGGGCCGGGCTTCGCCAAGCTGCGGGAGCTGGCCGACGTGATCTATGACCCCTGGATCGAGCAGACCCCGCTGCGCATCTACACCGCCGAGCAACTGGCCGACCGGATCGCGCGCGAAGGCGCCGAAATCGTGGTGGTGGAAAGCGATTCGGTGGGCGGCCCGGTGTTCGACCGACGGGAGCGGGCCCTGATTGCCGTAGCCTCCACCCGCGGTGACCCCAACAACGTCGACATCGCCGGGGCCACCTCGGCCGGCATCCCGGTGCTGAACACCCCGGCCCGCAACGCCGACGCCGTCGCCGAGATGACGGTGGCGCTGCTGCTGGCCGCCACCCGCCACGTGCTGCCGGCGGACGCGGACGTGCGCAGCGGCAACATCTTTCGCGACGGCAGCATCCCCTATCAGCGCTTCCGCGGCGGCGAGATCGCGGGTCTCACCGCCGGACTGGTGGGCCTGGGCGCCGTCGGCCGCGCCACGCGGTGGCGGCTGTCCGGGCTGGGCCTGCGGGTTATCGCGCACGATCCGTACAACCCCGACGCGCGGCACGGCCTCGACGAGCTGCTGGGCGAGGCCGACATCGTGTCCCTGCACGCGCCCGTCACCGACGACACGGCGGGCATGATCGGCGCCGGCCAGTTCGCGGCCATGCGCGACGGCGTGGTCTTCCTCAACACCGCCCGGGCCCAGCTGCACGACACCGACGCGCTGGTCGACGCCCTGGTCGCGGGCAAGGTGGCCGCCGCGGGCCTCGATCACTTCGTCGGCGAATGGCTGCCGGCCGACCATCCGCTGGTGGGGATGGAAAACGTCGTGCTGACACCGCACATCGGCGGTGCCACCTGGAACACCGAGGCTCGGCAGGCGCAGATGGTTGCCGACGACCTCGAGGCGCTGCTGAGCGGCGCCACGCCCGCCCATATCGTCAACCCGGAGGTGCTAGGGCCATGA